In Aedes albopictus strain Foshan chromosome 3, AalbF5, whole genome shotgun sequence, the following are encoded in one genomic region:
- the LOC109418204 gene encoding S-phase kinase-associated protein 1-like: MPCIQLQSSDGEIFNVEFEIAMCSFTIKTMMVDLDLEDNCEEVVPLTNVDSNILRKILQWANYHKDDPEANPEDGKPVDRRTDNICEWDQEFMKVDQQTLYGLIKAANYLDIRGLMALTCKTVANMMKGKTEEQMRKMFNIQNDLTPEEEQQIRQENEWCEEVEIVAD; encoded by the coding sequence ATGCCGTGCATTCAGCTTCAATCATCAGATGGAGAAATTTTCAACGTCGAGTTTGAGATCGCCATGTGTTCGTTCACTATCAAAACGATGATGGTCGATCTGGACCTGGAGGACAACTGTGAAGAAGTGGTACCCCTGACCAACGTGGACTCCaacattcttcggaaaatcctacaATGGGCCAACTATCATAAGGACGACCCGGAGGCCAATCCCGAAGATGGGAAACCCGTCGACAGGCGCACCGATAACATCTGCGAATGGGACCAGGAGTTCATGAAAGTCGATCAACAAACGCTGTACGGGCTGATCAAGGCTGCAAACTATTTGGACATCCGAGGACTGATGGCGTTGACGTGTAAAACTGTTGCCAACATGATGAAGGGAAAGACAGAGGAGCAGATGAGGAAAATGTTCAATATCCAGAATGATCTAACTCCGGAAGAGGAGCAACAAATTCGCCAGGAGAACGAGTGGTGTGAGGAAGTTGAAATTGTTGCGGATTAA
- the LOC115260174 gene encoding S-phase kinase-associated protein 1-like, with product MPRIQLQSSDGEIFDVEVEIAKCSFTIKTMMVDLGLEDNCEEVVPLTNVDSNILRKILQWANYHKDDPEANPEDGKPVDRRTDNICEWDQEFMKVDQQTLYGLIKAANYLDIRGLMALTCKTVANMMKGKTEEQMRKMFNIQNDLTPEEEQQIRQENEWCEEVEIVAD from the coding sequence ATGCCGCGCATTCAGCTTCAATCATCAGATGGGGAAATTTTCGACGTCGAGGTTGAGATCGCCAAGTGTTCGTTCACTATCAAAACGATGATGGTCGATCTGGGCCTGGAGGACAACTGTGAAGAAGTGGTACCCCTGACCAACGTGGACTCCaacattcttcggaaaatcctacaATGGGCCAACTATCATAAGGACGACCCGGAGGCCAATCCCGAAGATGGGAAACCCGTCGACAGGCGCACCGATAACATCTGCGAATGGGACCAGGAGTTCATGAAAGTCGACCAACAAACGCTCTATGGGCTGATCAAGGCTGCAAACTATTTGGACATCCGAGGACTGATGGCGTTGACGTGTAAAACTGTTGCCAACATGATGAAGGGAAAGACAGAGGAGCAGATGAGGAAAATGTTCAATATCCAGAATGATCTAACTCCGGAAGAGGAGCAACAAATTCGCCAGGAGAACGAGTGGTGTGAGGAAGTTGAAATTGTTGCGGATTAA
- the LOC109418178 gene encoding S-phase kinase-associated protein 1-like has protein sequence MPYIKVETSDGEIIDVDAVIAKCSSTIKTIMDNLSLEGNLWEVIPLSNVDSNILRKILLWVNYHKDNPTEEDCDGELNDRRTDNICHWDRKFMEVDQQTLFKLMQAVHYLNIRGLVVLTCKTVANMMKGKTQDQVRGMFNITNDLTKEQQDQFRRQHEWYQEYKSDSD, from the coding sequence ATGCCGTACATTAAGGTGGAAACATCAGATGGAGAAATTATCGACGTCGATGCTGTGATCGCAAAGTGCTCGTCCACCATCAAAACGATTATGGACAATCTGAGCCTAGAGGGCAACCTTTGGGAAGTGATACCACTATCCAACGTGGACTCCAACATCCTGCGGAAAATCCTACTATGGGTCAACTATCACAAGGACAATCCAACGGAGGAAGATTGTGATGGGGAACTGAACGACAGGCGCACCGACAACATCTGCCACTGGGACAGGAAGTTCATGGAAGTCGACCAGCAAACGTTGTTCAAGCTGATGCAGGCCGTACACTATTTGAATATCAGAGGACTGGTGGTGTTGACGTGTAAAACTGTTGCCAACATGATGAAGGGAAAGACACAGGATCAGGTGAGGGGAATGTTCAACATCACGAATGATCTAACTAAGGAACAGCAGGATCAATTTCGCAGGCAGCATGAATGGTACCAGGAATATAAAAGTGATTCGGATTAG
- the LOC109427285 gene encoding S-phase kinase-associated protein 1-like, with protein sequence MPCIQLQSSDGEIFDVEVGIAKCSLTIKTMMENRGLEDGGGEVIPLSNVDSSILRKILQWANYHKDDPTEEDCDGEPNDRRTDNICYWDRKFMEVDQQTLFKLMQAVHYLNIRGLVVLTCKTVANMMKGKTQDQVRGMFNITNDLTTKQQDQIRRQHEWYQEYESDSD encoded by the coding sequence ATGCCGTGCATTCAGCTTCAATCATCGGATGGCGAAATTTTCGACGTCGAGGTTGGGATCGCCAAGTGTTCGCTCAccatcaaaacaatgatggaaaatCGGGGCCTAGAGGATGGCGGTGGTGAAGTGATACCCCTGTCCAATGTGGACTCCAGCATTCTACGGAAAATCCTGCAATGGGCCAACTATCACAAGGATGATCCAACGGAGGAAGATTGTGACGGGGAACCGAACGACAGACGCACCGACAACATCTGCTACTGGGACAGGAAGTTCATGGAAGTCGATCAGCAAACATTGTTCAAGCTGATGCAGGCCGTACACTATTTGAATATCAGAGGACTGGTGGTGTTGACGTGTAAAACTGTTGCCAACATGATGAAGGGAAAGACCCAGGATCAGGTGAGGGGAATGTTCAACATCACGAATGATTTAACTACGAAACAGCAGGACCAAATTCGCAGGCAACATGAATGGTACCAGGAATATGAAAGTGATTCGGATTAG